DNA from Mucilaginibacter mallensis:
ATGGCCGATGATTATTGCATAGCCCAAACTTATGCCATCTTATATAAAATGTATGGCGATAAAGAGATGATAACCAAATTCAGGGAGCAGGCTGATAGCATTATAGCACAACCGCATACCGAATCACTGGAATGGAAAAACAATATTTCGCAGCGGGAATGGGCCTGGTGTGATGCCATGTTTATGGGGCCAACCAGTTTCAGCTATCTGTATACAGCTACACACGATCAAAAATACCTTGATTTTGCTGTAAAAATGTGGTGGAAAACCTATGATTATTTATATGATCCTGCCGAACACCTTTATTTCAGGGATGGTAGCTATCTCAATAAAAAGGAAAAGAACGGACAAAAAGTATTCTGGTCGCGCGGTAATGGCTGGGTAATGGCTGGTTTGGTAAGGGTTATTGATAATATGCCCGCCAATTATCCCGACAGGCCAAAATTCATCCAGCTATATAAGGATATGGCAGCGCGTGTTGCAGGCTTACAACAACCGGATGGCAGCTGGCACGCTTCATTGCTCGATCCGGCAAGTTATCCTATTAAGGAAACCAGCGGCACTGGATTTTTTACCTATTCACTGCTTTGGGGCTTAAATAATGGTATCCTTGATAAGCAAACCTATTGGCCTGTAGTACAAAAAGCATGGACCGCATTATCAGCAGCAGTACACCCCGATGGTATGCTGGGCTATATTCAACACGTAGGCGCGGCACCTGATAAGGTGGATGAGAACAGCACCGAAATTTATGGTGTAGGCGCTTTCCTGTTAACAGGTACGCAGTTGTATAAGTATGTTGGGCATATGAAATGAAATAATTGGTTATTTATAAACCATAGGTGTTCGGAAGATTTGATTTCTTGCAAATATGGAGCGTAGGGTCACCCTGGCACTCGAAGGGTAAGCGTAAAGGCCATTGCCCGCATGCTTCGAGTGCCTCAGCATGACATCCTTTCTTAATCTTCCGAACACCTGTAATTCATAAACAAAAAGAGCCTCTTATTAAGCGGCTCTTTTTGTTTAAATGATTAGTTAAATGTTAAAAAAGAACCCCCGCCGAGGCGGGGATTCAAGCAACCTAATCAACCTATTATCTTATTGTACATCCCACCAAACAAGGCCTGTCATAGTGTCCCCTCCGGGTACAGCATTATGCGCGGCAGTGTAGTTAGTTGGGTTGTTGGCAGCCTCAACTGTTGGGTATGGGAAACGGCGTGGAATAGTACCGTTTGTAGCATTACCAGGGTAAACAACCGGAGTTAAATTAGGGTATCCCAAAGGATTAGCCTTTGATGATGTCCTTCTCCAGTTACACCATGATTCGTAAAAATCCATCATCGTGTTGGTGAGCTCCCAATATTGCGTATTAATCATATTTAAGCCTGTTTCACCGGCAACGTAAGGGTGAGCCGCTAAGTAAGTGGCAGCCTGTGCAGGGGTAACAAGTGCTTTTGGATCGTACTCGGTAAGGTAGGTCATGGCAGCTGTAACACCATTTGTATAATGGGAAGCAGCGCTGCCACCAATACCAAAGCGTTCTGCAGCATCAGCTAATAAAAGCTCAGTTTCGCCATAAGTTAATATAATTGTTGGCGAGCCTAATTGAGTTAAATAGGTGCTTGGGCATGAGTAATCGCCAAGTGTAGTAAACCCTGGAGCTGAACCTAAGGTTAAGCCTGGTGTACCGCTAAGGTCATAGCCATTTGGTTGTCCTTTTTGGTCGGCCGGGGTAGCATCACCGGCAGGGGTAGTAGTACCAATTGTATAATTGGTAACTGATATAACAGCTAAACGCGGATCTGGAACCGGATCGATTGGATCGGTGCGTTTTACTTTACCCTGTAAAATGTCAATAAATCTTTCTGACCATTTCACATATTGGTTTTCCGGGCCGCCTTGTAATACCTGGCTAACACGGTTAACTGTAGGGCGGCCACCAGTTGGGTCATGTATAAGGAAGGCATCATCGCTATTACCAGTCATTGTTTTACCAACAACTGATTGTACAACAGTTTTAGCAGTAGCAGGGTCAACCTTGCTTAAACGCATAGCAACACGCAGTAATAATGAGTTGCCAAAACGTTGCCATTTACCAATGTTGCCACCATAAATAGCATCACCAGTAGGTATATCGCCATTTGGATCTAATTTTGAAGTTGCATCCTGTAGTTCAGAAATCAGGCTAGTGTAAATAGCTTGTTGTTTATCATAAACCGGGAATAATATTTTACCGTAGTAGCCGTCACCAGCTTGTGAGTAAGGCACATCACCGTACAGATCGGTAATACGTTCAAATATTAAAGCCTTCATTATACGGCCTATCTGATGCAAGTTATTGTATTTAGCTACGCCGGTTGTGGTAGTAACCATATCAACAATTGGTTTTACCTGTTCAGCGTAAGCGCCATCACCACCACCATCACTTTGCCAGTATGCAGCAAGGTAATCAGGGTTTGATAAGTATTTATCACCTGCCCAATAACCGATTGAAGTTGCTGTACCTTGTATCATGTCTGAACAGTATATAAGATCAGCACGCCATGTATCATAGCTAAAATCCTGGCTACCTGTATAATTCAGTTGAGCCGTGGTTAACAAATAATTAGGATCAAAATTTGATGCACTAAATGCAGTAGGATCCGTATTTAATTTATCAAAATTCTTGGTGCAACCTGTCGCAAGGAATAGTCCCATTGTTAGCAGGCTGCTATATGTAATTAATTTCTTTTTCATTTTAATTAAGATTAATCGTTACTAAAATTTAACATTCAGGCTTAATCCAAATGTTCTGGTAGGTAATTGATCACCTAACTGCAAACCTTGAGATAGGGTTCCATAGCTCGACTCCGGATCAATATCAGTGGTTTTCTTCATGATGTAAAACAAGTTACGGCCAACCAGGCTAAGGTTTATGCCCTGTATCTTGTTGTTAAACATGGATGCCGGGAAGTTGTAACCTAAAGTGATCTGACGGAATTTGATATAACTGTCGTTTTGAACAAACTGACCTGAAACATTATTAGCAAGTGTAGTATAATAAGTTTCAGCAGTTGTTTTGTCGCCCGGGCCAAATCCTGTTTCACGGCCAGGTAAAGTAGCTTTACTTAAACCGTTGTAGTAAGCATAATATTCATCACCGGCAAATATTTTACCACCTAATTTAGTATCGATCAGGAATGAAAGATCGAAATTTTTGTACTTGAAGTCGTTGCTGAAACCACCGCTCCATGGGCCATAAGCCGATCCGTAATTTTTTAAGGCACCTTGTACAGGAATGCCTGTGGTCGGATCAACTACAATGTTGCCTGAAGCATCGCGTTTGTAATCGAATGCCTGAACCTGGTCAGCAGCCATGCCAACTACGTCGGTAGTAAAACCAACTGCGGTACGTGAATAGGCCACCGGTAAAGAAGATTGACCTGCTGCTAATGCTACAACAGTATTAGCATTATAAGCAAAATTTACTGATGATGTCCAGGTAAAGTCCTTCATTTTTACAGGAACACCAGTTACTAAAACTTCCCATCCTTTATTTCTGATTTTACCAATATTTAATACGGCGCCCTGGTAGCCTGATGTTATAGATGCAGGAGCTGTTATGATCTCATCTTTAGATAATTTGTTGTACCAGGTTACATCAAAGTTTAAACGGCTGTTAAGCGTATGTAACTCTGTACCAATTTCAAGTTCACTTGCATCTGATGGTTTAAGATCGCTGTTAGGCGTTGCAGTGTTGGTAATTATACCTAATGGCATGCCGTTTAATTGTACAGGCGAAAGGCCATAATTTAGTAAAGTTTGATATGGCGTTTGTGTTGTACCACCTACATTTGCCCAACCAGCTCTGATCTTACCAAAGTCAAGCCAGGTAGGTTTCCACAATTCAGTAAATACGAATGAACCGCTAACTGAAGGGTATAGGATGCTTAATTTATTATTTGGTGATTCAGATGACGCTATTGTTGAAAACCAATCTGAACGGGCAGAACCTTCTATATAAATAAGTGATTTATATGATAGAGCCAACGTTCCGTAAAGAGAATTGATATCTGATTTGTCATCAGCATAAGCGATTGATTTTGATTTGGTATTGCTTATGGTATATACATAAGGTATTACAAAACCTACACCAGATTCTGTTGTTGATTCGATCCTTTGTTTTTCAATATTTCCGCCAACGTTAGGGGTGATAGTGAAATCATGTATTTTAAAATCTTTACCAATAAGGAAATCTGTATTAAATTCACCTACATTATCAAATGTTTCGCCCAAATTTTGATTTGCCTGCGCATAATAGCCTGTACCATTAGGTACAATATTAGTATAGCGCTCAGTGTAATAATCTTCACCAATACGTACCTGCGCAAATAAGCCATTATCGAAAGTGTAACGCACGCTTGCTGAACCTATTATACGGTTACGGCTGCTGTTATTAACAAATTGTTGTGCTGCAAACCATGGGTTAGTAGCGTAGTTGTTATTTGCAAATAAAAGCTCGTTGCCAAGCGCGGCTCCGGTGTATCCGTTCTGAATGTCCTGGCTGGTTACAGTACCTTTGCTGCCAGGGTTCAGGTTGTTTACGTTTACGCTGGTTGGTAAAAACAATAGCTGGTAAGCAGAGTTACCCGCACCGTCGCCCAATATTGGCCTGTTGGTTGCAGCGTCATTGGTAAAGTTAACATGCGCGTCAACCATTAATCTTTTAATCGGACTAAAGTTCCCTCCAAAGTTGAAAGTCCTTCTGTCATAACCCGAGTTAGGTGTCGGGGCTTCATTATGAAGATCACTTGCCGAAAAACGAAATGCGCCAAGGTCATATGCTTTACCAAAAGCAACGGTGTTTGTAAATGTGCTTCCTGTGCGATAGAACTCGTCAAAATTATTTTTTTGTGCCACATAAGGACGGGCTACGCCGTCAAATTGCATAACATTTGATCCGTCTAATTTAGCACCCCAGCTACTGTTACCTGCATTAAATGCAGCTGTAGGCGTAGTCGGTTTTACACCTTGTGCACCATTACCATATTCATATTGGTAATCAGTAGGGTTAATTACGTTGTCTGCCTGGTAATTTGAGTTAAATTCAACAGTACCTTTGCTGCTGCCTGTTTTTGTGGTGATCAATACAACGCCAAATTTTGCTCTTGCGCCATACAGCGCAGATGCTGCCGCACCTTTAAGGATCGATATGGTTTCAATATCATCGGGGTTGATGTTACCGATACCGTCGCCCTGGTCTGGTGAGTTTGAATATTCACCGCCGCCATTCATTGATAAACCTACAATTTGGGTATTGTCAATATTGTTCATTGGAATACCATTGATTACATACAAAGGCTGGTTAAAACCAGTTACACTTGCTGCACCACGAATGTTGATGTTTACAGATGAAGCCGGGCCACCTGATATGGTACTAACGTTAACACCAGCAACTTTACCTTCTAATGAATTGGCAAAGTTTACCTCACGTGCTGTAGTTAGTTCGCTTCCCTTTACTTCACTAACTGAATAACCTAAAGCTTTACGTTCTTTTTTAATACCTAAAGCGGTAACTACAACTTCGCTTAGTTGTTTTGAATCTTCATCAAGTTCGACAGTTAAAGAGTTTGTTGTTACAGTTACTTCTTTTCTAATATAACCGATATAGCTGAATACCAGCACCTGTCCGGGATCTGCCGAAAGGCTGAATGCACCTTTTATATCAGTTTGGGTGCCTGTTGAGGTACCTTTGATGGTTACAGTAACACCGGCCAGCGGTTGTCCTGATGCATCACGTACAAAACCTTTTATAGTAAAGGCTTTGTTATCACCCAAATGCCGTACTTGTACGGTGGTGATACGGTTATTAGCCATGCTGTTTACTTTGGTAAGGCCATTAGCCCCCAGTGCAACACATGGTAATAATAAAATTATTGGTAATATTTTTTTCATTTTTAAATTGAATTAGTTTGTATTAATAGTTGTTTGAGTTGTTAGTTTTTCATTGTTTTTTCCATACTTGATTGATTTGTGGTGATTAAATGGTTCTTTATTTCTTTGTCAAAATTTTCCATTACTAATACGGCAGCGCCAATTAGTTCGGCATTAAAACCCAGGTCTGATATGAGCAGCTCGGTGCTGTTTGCCAGGCGTGGTATGCAATATTTATTTAAAGCCTGTTGTATTGGTGCCAGTAAGATTTTCCCAACCACGGCGCCCCTGCCGCTTAGTACTATGCTGGCCGGGTTCATGATGTGGATGAGGATAGCCAGCGCCTTACCAATTTTATAGCCGGCATCTGAAAGCAGTTCTATAGCAAACTGGTCACCGCTGTTGGCAGCTTCCATGATGGCATCCCCCACCATTTTTGATTGGGCGATGTTGATGTTCTTTAAGCTGGATATGTTTCCTTTTTTTATGCCTCTTATGGCTTTTTCGGCAACCACGAGCATTGATGCCTCAGCCTCGAGGCAACCACGTTTGCCGCAAGTGCAAAGTGCGCCATCTTCTGATAGTGGGATATGGCTGAACTCACCCGCAAAGCCATTATGGCCCCGGTAGATCTCGCCGTTTATGATCATACCCAAACCAATACCCCAACCCAGGTTTATAACCATTACATCCTTGCGTGCTTTGGCAATCCCGAATTTTTGTTCGGCGAGAGCTATCAAACTGGAGTCGTTATCAATATAAGTAGGTATCCCGGTTTTAATGGTGATCACTTGGGTTAAGCTTTGATCGCCCGATTCCATATAAGTGAAGTTTACACCCTCGATTGAATTGATAAAGCCGGGCATGCCAATACCTGTCCCTGCAATTTTATCTTTTGGTATACCTGTGGTGTTGATATAGCTGTTGATATGCCCGATTAGTGTAGCCAGGGCATGCGGATTATTTAATAACTTAAGATCGCACACGGCTATATCGGCAACAGGCCGGTTTACCAGATCAACCATTTGGATACGGGTTGATAACTGATCCATTGCCACGGTAAGGATATACATGGCCTCGGGCCTTATAGAATAAACCAATGGCCTGCGGCCCCCGCTTGATGGTGCATAACCGTTTTCAATTACAAAACCTTCATCAATCAGTTCATTAACCGCTTTAGATATGGATGGAACACTTTTGTCGAAAAGTTCACTAAGGTCAGCACATGATAAGGCCTTGTCGAAATAAAGGCGCTTAACGATCATGTTCTTTAGTTCAGTACTTTTAACAAATTTTGGTTTAAGTTCCATTGAATACGCAGATTAAGATTTTGGTTTAACAAACTTAATTAAAATAAAATCACAAATCAAAATACTTATTAAAATAATTTAATAAGTATAAATAGTTATGAAAGTATCCTTATTTTTTATTGAACTTAACGTTAGATGAAATTTTTTTACTAGAAGATAATTAAATATCATATAAAGTGCTTTTTGCACCTAATAATGTTTGGTTGACAGGTATAATTAGGAAATAAAAAATGGATGTATTTGCGACTATATTTTTTGCAGTGAGCAGTTTACCGTCGTATTTTATTAAATAATTATGCTGATAATCAAATTTTGTGATCTATTTCTTTTTAAAAATTAAGAAATGGATAACAAAAGATTAGGTTGATCATTTAGATGGTGAGAAATTTGCTTATGTATCTGCAAAATGTGATTATAAATGATGCTAAAACGTGATTAATGCAAAAAGCCTCAATTTTGAGGCTTTTTGCATTAAAATATGTGGCTGACTATTATATTTTAGTCAAAATCAATCTTTTTTAACCGAAAACATTAATAAGGAAAGTAATTGCATCCGGCGAGTGCAATGCAGCCGTTGATTCCAGCGTGTCCCTTGCAGTTTCAGAAGCTCTTGCGCGCATCTGTTTTTCATAAGCTGCAATGGCTGCTTGTGTGTCAGCGAAATTTTCGCTGACAAGGCATCTGCTTAATTCCAATGCATCTAGCATGGCCATATTTACACCTTCACCTGCATATGGGGGCATCAGGTGGGCTGCATCACCCAGCATAGTAAGATTAGGCAAAGCCTCCCAGGTTTGGTCGGGAGGCATACAATATTGCGGGCGGGCCACAAAAGCCGAGCTTGAGTTTTCAAAAAGTTCAAGCCATGAGCTATCCCAACCTGCATATTCTTGTTTAAACCAGGCAAGTACCTGCGCTTTGTCAGTAAAGTCTATCCCGCATTCGCGGCTCCAGTTCTCTTCCTTTTTAAAGCCGGGATAAAACACCAGGCTGCCATCGCCCTTTGAGCTCACAATTAATGATTGCTCATTGCCCATGGCAAATATCTTTCCGCCATTTAATAGCTTATGTATTTTGGGGCTTTCAGTTTCAGAATTATATACCGCTCCTTCAATTGCCGTAACACCCACATAAAATGGCTTAATAGGCGTGATGTAAGGGCGCAGCTTTGAGTTTGCCCCATCTGCTGCGATCACCAGATCAGCAGTTACAGACGTGTCGTTTTTAAACTCCAGTTTCCAGCCATCGTTATGCGGCGACATGGTTAAAAACTGACTGTCCCATACAAGCGTACCGGGTTGCAATGATTCCAGCAGGATCTTTTGCAATGGCCCCCGGTCAATCTCCGGGCGCGATCGGTCGGTCTGTTCGTTGGCATGGTCATCATATACCACATTTGCATTCATATCTGCAATACGCATTTTATCTGCTTCGGGGCGGTAATTTGCCATAAAGGCATCCATTAATCCGGCCTCACGCAATGCTGCCAAACCCGATTCCTCATGCAGATCCAGCGTAGCGCCTTTTGGACGGGCGTCTTTATCAGCATCCCGTTCATAAACCCTTACATCTGCGCCATTCATTTGTAAAAGCCTGGCAAGCGTTAAACCGCCCGGCCCTGCGCCAACAATGGCTATTTTTTTATTTTTAATAGCGTTCATTTGTTTAAATTTTATTTTAATATCCCTTTTACCACTGCCTCGCAGTAGGCTAAAAGTGTTTCTTCTGTTATGATTTGTTTTGGTCTGTTCATGTAATCAAAATATTCATTTACCAGCTCAATTATGGGAGAGAACAATAATGCCCTGAGTACCTCATGAGGAAAATCCTTAATTATGCCGGCTGCAATATTGAGCTCCAGAAACTGATGTATCGGGCCAAAGAAATCACCTTCTTTAATGTTTTTTTCCTGATACGCTTTATTTAATAGTGGGGAAGATTTTCCATATTGAATCAAAGCGAAAGCATGCCGGTTGTTTTTAAGATACCCGAAGCCGTTCATCCATAGTTTTTTTACACCTTCGGCAAAGTCCGCATCAGGGTTAAAGTTTTCCAGCACCGCCTTTTCATAAGCACTTAATACTTCTTCAATAAACAGCTTTATTAAAAGGTCTTCTTTGTTTTCGTATTTTATGTAGATAGTACGCGGGGATATATTGGCAGCTTTGGCAAGTTTTTGCATGGTCAGATTTTCTAATCCTTCTTCAGCAATAATTTGTAAAGCTATGGTACGGATGGCTTGCTCTTTTTCTAAATTTTTTGGCCTCATGGTTACTGTATGATCTTTTTTGTTCCTGTAAGAACCATAGGTGTTCGAAATATGTATTTTCTTTCAATAATATCGCGTAGGGTGTCATGCTGAGGCTCTCGAAGCATGTGCGTTGG
Protein-coding regions in this window:
- a CDS encoding glycoside hydrolase family 88/105 protein, whose translation is MNNLSAKKILLLGAAIACSFTASAQKTDTLFKRANILKTMERVSAWQFNTWQTKGSQWPKYDWTNAAGYTGMLELGKLSKTDTSLSCLLHLGNSLNWQTGPRRFMADDYCIAQTYAILYKMYGDKEMITKFREQADSIIAQPHTESLEWKNNISQREWAWCDAMFMGPTSFSYLYTATHDQKYLDFAVKMWWKTYDYLYDPAEHLYFRDGSYLNKKEKNGQKVFWSRGNGWVMAGLVRVIDNMPANYPDRPKFIQLYKDMAARVAGLQQPDGSWHASLLDPASYPIKETSGTGFFTYSLLWGLNNGILDKQTYWPVVQKAWTALSAAVHPDGMLGYIQHVGAAPDKVDENSTEIYGVGAFLLTGTQLYKYVGHMK
- a CDS encoding SusD/RagB family nutrient-binding outer membrane lipoprotein produces the protein MKKKLITYSSLLTMGLFLATGCTKNFDKLNTDPTAFSASNFDPNYLLTTAQLNYTGSQDFSYDTWRADLIYCSDMIQGTATSIGYWAGDKYLSNPDYLAAYWQSDGGGDGAYAEQVKPIVDMVTTTTGVAKYNNLHQIGRIMKALIFERITDLYGDVPYSQAGDGYYGKILFPVYDKQQAIYTSLISELQDATSKLDPNGDIPTGDAIYGGNIGKWQRFGNSLLLRVAMRLSKVDPATAKTVVQSVVGKTMTGNSDDAFLIHDPTGGRPTVNRVSQVLQGGPENQYVKWSERFIDILQGKVKRTDPIDPVPDPRLAVISVTNYTIGTTTPAGDATPADQKGQPNGYDLSGTPGLTLGSAPGFTTLGDYSCPSTYLTQLGSPTIILTYGETELLLADAAERFGIGGSAASHYTNGVTAAMTYLTEYDPKALVTPAQAATYLAAHPYVAGETGLNMINTQYWELTNTMMDFYESWCNWRRTSSKANPLGYPNLTPVVYPGNATNGTIPRRFPYPTVEAANNPTNYTAAHNAVPGGDTMTGLVWWDVQ
- a CDS encoding SusC/RagA family TonB-linked outer membrane protein codes for the protein MKKILPIILLLPCVALGANGLTKVNSMANNRITTVQVRHLGDNKAFTIKGFVRDASGQPLAGVTVTIKGTSTGTQTDIKGAFSLSADPGQVLVFSYIGYIRKEVTVTTNSLTVELDEDSKQLSEVVVTALGIKKERKALGYSVSEVKGSELTTAREVNFANSLEGKVAGVNVSTISGGPASSVNINIRGAASVTGFNQPLYVINGIPMNNIDNTQIVGLSMNGGGEYSNSPDQGDGIGNINPDDIETISILKGAAASALYGARAKFGVVLITTKTGSSKGTVEFNSNYQADNVINPTDYQYEYGNGAQGVKPTTPTAAFNAGNSSWGAKLDGSNVMQFDGVARPYVAQKNNFDEFYRTGSTFTNTVAFGKAYDLGAFRFSASDLHNEAPTPNSGYDRRTFNFGGNFSPIKRLMVDAHVNFTNDAATNRPILGDGAGNSAYQLLFLPTSVNVNNLNPGSKGTVTSQDIQNGYTGAALGNELLFANNNYATNPWFAAQQFVNNSSRNRIIGSASVRYTFDNGLFAQVRIGEDYYTERYTNIVPNGTGYYAQANQNLGETFDNVGEFNTDFLIGKDFKIHDFTITPNVGGNIEKQRIESTTESGVGFVIPYVYTISNTKSKSIAYADDKSDINSLYGTLALSYKSLIYIEGSARSDWFSTIASSESPNNKLSILYPSVSGSFVFTELWKPTWLDFGKIRAGWANVGGTTQTPYQTLLNYGLSPVQLNGMPLGIITNTATPNSDLKPSDASELEIGTELHTLNSRLNFDVTWYNKLSKDEIITAPASITSGYQGAVLNIGKIRNKGWEVLVTGVPVKMKDFTWTSSVNFAYNANTVVALAAGQSSLPVAYSRTAVGFTTDVVGMAADQVQAFDYKRDASGNIVVDPTTGIPVQGALKNYGSAYGPWSGGFSNDFKYKNFDLSFLIDTKLGGKIFAGDEYYAYYNGLSKATLPGRETGFGPGDKTTAETYYTTLANNVSGQFVQNDSYIKFRQITLGYNFPASMFNNKIQGINLSLVGRNLFYIMKKTTDIDPESSYGTLSQGLQLGDQLPTRTFGLSLNVKF
- a CDS encoding ROK family transcriptional regulator, whose translation is MELKPKFVKSTELKNMIVKRLYFDKALSCADLSELFDKSVPSISKAVNELIDEGFVIENGYAPSSGGRRPLVYSIRPEAMYILTVAMDQLSTRIQMVDLVNRPVADIAVCDLKLLNNPHALATLIGHINSYINTTGIPKDKIAGTGIGMPGFINSIEGVNFTYMESGDQSLTQVITIKTGIPTYIDNDSSLIALAEQKFGIAKARKDVMVINLGWGIGLGMIINGEIYRGHNGFAGEFSHIPLSEDGALCTCGKRGCLEAEASMLVVAEKAIRGIKKGNISSLKNINIAQSKMVGDAIMEAANSGDQFAIELLSDAGYKIGKALAILIHIMNPASIVLSGRGAVVGKILLAPIQQALNKYCIPRLANSTELLISDLGFNAELIGAAVLVMENFDKEIKNHLITTNQSSMEKTMKN
- a CDS encoding FAD-dependent oxidoreductase, with translation MNAIKNKKIAIVGAGPGGLTLARLLQMNGADVRVYERDADKDARPKGATLDLHEESGLAALREAGLMDAFMANYRPEADKMRIADMNANVVYDDHANEQTDRSRPEIDRGPLQKILLESLQPGTLVWDSQFLTMSPHNDGWKLEFKNDTSVTADLVIAADGANSKLRPYITPIKPFYVGVTAIEGAVYNSETESPKIHKLLNGGKIFAMGNEQSLIVSSKGDGSLVFYPGFKKEENWSRECGIDFTDKAQVLAWFKQEYAGWDSSWLELFENSSSAFVARPQYCMPPDQTWEALPNLTMLGDAAHLMPPYAGEGVNMAMLDALELSRCLVSENFADTQAAIAAYEKQMRARASETARDTLESTAALHSPDAITFLINVFG
- a CDS encoding TetR/AcrR family transcriptional regulator, whose protein sequence is MRPKNLEKEQAIRTIALQIIAEEGLENLTMQKLAKAANISPRTIYIKYENKEDLLIKLFIEEVLSAYEKAVLENFNPDADFAEGVKKLWMNGFGYLKNNRHAFALIQYGKSSPLLNKAYQEKNIKEGDFFGPIHQFLELNIAAGIIKDFPHEVLRALLFSPIIELVNEYFDYMNRPKQIITEETLLAYCEAVVKGILK